From Nitrososphaerales archaeon, the proteins below share one genomic window:
- the cysS gene encoding cysteine--tRNA ligase, with translation MKLYNTLTGKIEEVQPKDNQIRIYLCGVTVYDYSHLGHARTVILFDVLRRYLIHKGYKVRFVQNFTDVDDKIINTSKQLGIEPKELSERFIRQYFEDFDALNVMRADEYPKATDHIKEMQELIKGLIDRNFAYLTDNGVYFHVSADKEYGKLSKKPINELQAGARVEVDPSKRDPLDFALWKLYADGPVWDSPWGKGRPGWHIECSAMSLKYLGNGFEIHGGGEDLIFPHHENEIAQSECYTGNMFAKHWVHVGMVTIRGEKMAKSLKNIEPIHAALKKWGANAIRIYCLSGHYRKTLDYDDQLLIDALARWRDIETCAYELEFAEGENDAIQEAKKLAEKAVEEFTSSMDDDFNTRNALAAFTSFVRAINRYAAADKLSKSVANTLKPAFNAIMFVFGLKLGEVSEKERQEIENMIARRNELRVLKKYAEADEIREQLKSMGIELMDHKGRTVWKKLA, from the coding sequence ATGAAATTATACAACACCCTTACGGGCAAGATAGAAGAAGTTCAACCTAAGGATAATCAGATCAGAATTTACCTATGCGGTGTAACTGTGTACGATTACAGCCATCTAGGGCATGCGAGAACTGTGATATTGTTTGACGTTCTAAGACGTTACCTTATTCACAAGGGTTACAAGGTAAGGTTCGTGCAAAACTTCACCGATGTTGATGACAAGATAATCAACACTTCTAAGCAGCTGGGCATAGAACCCAAGGAATTGTCTGAAAGGTTCATCAGACAGTATTTTGAAGATTTTGATGCATTAAACGTAATGAGAGCTGACGAGTATCCAAAAGCTACCGACCATATTAAAGAAATGCAGGAACTCATTAAAGGGTTGATAGACAGGAATTTTGCTTACTTGACTGACAATGGAGTTTATTTCCATGTCTCTGCAGACAAGGAGTACGGGAAACTTTCGAAGAAACCAATTAATGAGCTGCAGGCAGGTGCTAGGGTAGAAGTGGATCCAAGTAAGAGAGATCCGCTGGATTTTGCTTTATGGAAACTCTATGCAGATGGACCAGTATGGGATAGCCCTTGGGGAAAAGGTAGACCGGGATGGCATATAGAATGCTCTGCCATGAGTCTAAAGTATCTTGGCAATGGTTTTGAAATACATGGGGGAGGCGAAGACCTCATATTTCCGCATCATGAAAATGAGATTGCACAGTCTGAATGCTACACAGGCAATATGTTTGCAAAGCACTGGGTGCATGTTGGCATGGTTACCATACGCGGAGAGAAGATGGCCAAATCTTTGAAGAATATAGAGCCTATACATGCTGCCCTGAAGAAATGGGGTGCGAATGCTATCAGGATATATTGTCTGTCAGGTCATTATAGAAAGACCCTTGATTACGACGATCAGCTGCTTATAGACGCACTGGCCAGATGGCGTGACATTGAGACCTGTGCGTATGAATTGGAATTTGCCGAAGGAGAGAATGATGCTATTCAGGAGGCAAAGAAACTTGCTGAAAAAGCTGTTGAAGAATTTACCAGTTCAATGGACGACGATTTCAATACGCGGAACGCCCTAGCGGCATTCACATCATTCGTTAGAGCTATAAACAGGTATGCTGCTGCTGATAAGTTAAGCAAAAGCGTTGCTAATACACTAAAACCAGCATTTAACGCCATTATGTTTGTGTTCGGTTTGAAGTTAGGCGAAGTTAGTGAAAAGGAAAGGCAGGAAATAGAAAATATGATTGCTAGAAGGAATGAGTTAAGAGTATTGAAAAAGTATGCGGAAGCTGATGAAATACGAGAACAATTGAAATCAATGGGGATCGAGCTGATGGATCACAAAGGAAGGACTGTTTGGAAAAAATTGGCTTAG
- a CDS encoding arsenate reductase family protein gives MAEGVKVYYKPTCMTCRKAIKKLDSNNVKFQLHDFFKDKLSKEDIRSLLEMAGLSARDVLRKKDKMYRELQLDKKKYSEEELVELIAKHPGLLLRPIIVRGNRAVIANKIDVVEEFCRRG, from the coding sequence ATGGCCGAGGGCGTGAAGGTATATTACAAGCCAACATGTATGACATGTAGAAAGGCGATAAAGAAGTTAGATTCTAATAATGTGAAGTTTCAACTTCACGACTTTTTCAAGGATAAACTTTCCAAGGAGGACATAAGGTCTTTACTAGAAATGGCTGGTTTGTCAGCGCGGGATGTTTTAAGGAAGAAGGATAAAATGTACCGAGAGCTACAACTTGATAAGAAGAAATATAGTGAAGAGGAACTTGTAGAACTGATAGCTAAACACCCGGGATTATTGCTAAGACCAATAATTGTAAGAGGAAATAGGGCTGTTATTGCTAACAAGATAGATGTTGTTGAAGAATTCTGTAGAAGGGGTTAG
- a CDS encoding NAD+ synthase, whose protein sequence is MLTQEITSLDYGKVRQRIVSFMKNELVSSGKNGFVVGLSGGLDSSVTVALAREATKKVHALILPSYGVTPTRDIDDAIGLCKRLKVKYEIIDLSEIHSNMVRKMRPNKLASGNLLARLRMCTLYYYANLKNMLVLGTSDRSELLIGYFTKYGDGAADILPIASLYKIQVRAFGYNLRLPSRILTKKIAPMLWKKHLAEDEIGMPYEEIDSILYCMFDKKYSPQKTAQQLQIPIRKVMKIRKMYENSMHKREMPKICILKGLIKT, encoded by the coding sequence TTGCTAACCCAGGAGATAACATCGCTAGATTATGGAAAGGTAAGGCAAAGAATAGTTTCGTTCATGAAGAATGAACTCGTATCTTCAGGAAAGAATGGTTTTGTTGTAGGTCTTAGTGGGGGCCTTGACTCATCAGTTACCGTTGCACTGGCAAGAGAAGCCACTAAAAAGGTGCACGCATTAATACTTCCGAGCTACGGAGTAACACCAACGCGTGACATTGATGATGCTATAGGGTTATGCAAGAGATTGAAGGTAAAGTATGAGATTATCGATCTGAGCGAGATTCATTCTAACATGGTTCGCAAGATGCGACCAAACAAACTGGCATCGGGCAACCTCCTTGCTAGGCTGAGGATGTGTACTCTATACTACTACGCCAACCTGAAAAATATGCTTGTGCTGGGGACAAGTGACAGAAGTGAGTTGCTGATAGGCTACTTTACAAAATATGGTGACGGTGCCGCAGATATACTGCCGATTGCATCGTTGTATAAAATACAAGTAAGAGCCTTTGGTTACAACTTGAGACTACCCTCCCGTATACTAACCAAAAAGATAGCACCGATGTTGTGGAAGAAACATTTAGCAGAGGATGAGATAGGGATGCCGTATGAAGAGATAGACAGCATACTCTACTGCATGTTTGATAAAAAATATTCGCCACAAAAGACAGCACAACAGCTTCAGATACCAATCAGAAAAGTGATGAAGATAAGAAAGATGTATGAAAACAGCATGCATAAACGAGAGATGCCTAAGATCTGTATTTTGAAAGGATTGATAAAGACTTAA
- a CDS encoding Rieske 2Fe-2S domain-containing protein, protein MTWTRIGSRDSIAVGKGKEFVVGGKQVAVFNMNGTFYALEALCRHQDGPLAEGMLQGEIVECPWHFWHYNVRTGELLDYLKGVKLVTYRVEVKGNDIYIDID, encoded by the coding sequence ATGACTTGGACAAGGATCGGATCGCGGGATAGCATAGCTGTAGGAAAAGGAAAGGAATTCGTAGTCGGTGGCAAGCAGGTGGCTGTTTTTAATATGAATGGAACTTTTTACGCTTTAGAAGCATTATGCAGGCACCAAGACGGTCCTCTAGCAGAAGGCATGCTACAGGGTGAGATTGTAGAATGCCCTTGGCATTTCTGGCACTACAACGTAAGGACAGGGGAGCTGCTTGATTATTTGAAAGGTGTAAAACTTGTCACGTATAGGGTTGAGGTAAAGGGCAACGACATCTATATAGATATAGACTAG
- a CDS encoding adenosylhomocysteinase — translation MSKIADPKLAEGGRLSYEWADSHMQILSKTVEKLEKNKPLHDVRVGFCLHITKETSALAMSAKKLGASVSICAANPLSTQDDIAAFLASQGINVYAWRGETSQQYFDCIRSVIRDKPDVITDDGADMHTTLHKEKEFSRIQPMGGTEETTTGVVRLKALENDGLLRYPVIAVNNAHTKHLFDNRYGTGQSTIDGILRATSLLIAGKNVVVCGYGWVGRGIANRARGFNAKVYVTEIDPVKALEAHMDGFYVLPMKEAARIGDIFITATGQTSVVRGEHLESMKEGAILVNAGHFDVEVDTKYLRSNSKSRRLVRNNLEEYTLKSGKKLYLVGEGRIANLVAAEGHPPEVMALSFSNQLLSIIYITKNHSTMPKAVHDVPKEIDSQVAINALEAMGVRIDKQTQEQIKYARSWG, via the coding sequence GTGAGCAAAATAGCAGACCCAAAACTAGCTGAGGGGGGCCGCTTGTCATACGAATGGGCGGATTCGCACATGCAGATATTGTCTAAAACAGTTGAGAAGCTGGAGAAGAACAAGCCGTTGCACGACGTAAGGGTTGGTTTCTGTTTGCATATTACAAAAGAAACATCTGCTCTAGCAATGAGTGCTAAAAAACTTGGTGCAAGCGTAAGCATATGTGCTGCTAATCCTTTATCAACACAGGATGATATTGCTGCATTTCTTGCATCGCAGGGAATCAATGTTTATGCATGGCGCGGTGAAACCTCCCAACAATATTTTGATTGTATAAGGAGTGTAATTCGTGACAAACCAGATGTGATTACTGATGATGGAGCAGATATGCATACGACATTGCATAAAGAAAAGGAATTTTCAAGGATACAGCCAATGGGTGGTACTGAGGAAACTACTACTGGTGTTGTTCGGTTAAAGGCGCTAGAGAATGATGGATTACTGCGTTATCCAGTTATCGCTGTTAACAATGCACACACAAAGCATCTCTTTGACAACAGGTATGGTACCGGTCAGAGTACTATAGATGGCATATTGCGAGCTACATCCTTGCTAATAGCAGGCAAGAACGTTGTTGTTTGCGGATATGGATGGGTGGGAAGGGGTATAGCCAATAGAGCTAGAGGATTCAATGCCAAAGTGTATGTTACGGAAATTGATCCTGTAAAGGCGCTGGAGGCACATATGGATGGCTTTTATGTCCTTCCTATGAAGGAAGCTGCAAGAATAGGTGACATTTTCATTACAGCAACGGGACAGACAAGTGTCGTTAGAGGAGAACATCTAGAAAGCATGAAGGAAGGGGCAATACTTGTGAATGCTGGTCACTTTGATGTTGAAGTGGATACAAAATATCTAAGAAGCAACAGCAAGTCGAGACGATTAGTAAGAAACAATCTTGAAGAATACACATTGAAGAGCGGAAAGAAGTTGTATCTAGTAGGCGAGGGCAGGATAGCAAATTTGGTGGCAGCGGAAGGACACCCGCCAGAAGTTATGGCCCTGTCGTTTTCCAATCAGTTGCTCTCCATAATCTATATTACTAAAAACCATTCTACAATGCCAAAAGCAGTGCATGATGTTCC